A genomic region of Armatimonadota bacterium contains the following coding sequences:
- a CDS encoding phosphoketolase family protein has protein sequence MSTPSSASGTGADRGEGRLEPPAAPLTADELHRLDAYWRAANYLSVGQIYLLDNPLLREPLAKSHVKPRLLGHWGTTPGLNFIYAHFNRIIRKNDLNVIYIAGPGHGGPGLVANTYLEGTYSEFYPNISQDEDGMRRLFKQFSFPGGIPSHVAPETPGSIHEGGELGYSVSHAYGAAFDNPDLLVCCVVGDGEAETGPLAASWHSNKFLNPATDGAVLPILHLNGYKIANPTVLARISHDELRDLFVGYGYKPYFVEGSDPVEVHQLMAATLDTVVAEIRGIQAEARSTGVGERPRWPMIVMRTPKGWTGPKDVDGLKTEGYWRSHQVPIPDMHTPEHIALLEKWLKSYKPEELFDESGALIPELRELAPKGERRMGANPHANGGILLRDLKMPDFRRYAVDVPKPGTVVSEATRILGTFLRDVMAENLESRNFRVVGPDETTSNRLGAILEATDRTWLAEHLSYDDHLAPDGRVMEILSEHTCQGWLEGYLLTGRHGFFSCYEAFIHLVDSMFNQHAKWLNTTRHIPWRRPIASLNYLLTSHVWRQDHNGFSHQDPGFIDHVVNKKSSVVRVYLPPDANSLLSVGDHCLRSRHYVNVIIAGKQPALQFLDMDAAIHHCTAGIGIWKWASNDQDGDPDVVMACCGDVPTLETLAAVDILRQNVPDLKVRVVNVVDLMKLQPEREHPHGLSDRDFDTLFTTDKPIIFAFHGYPWLIHRLTYRRTNHDNLHVRGYKEEGTTTTPFDMCVLNDIDRFHLVGDVIDRVPSLGYHAAHWKQTLRDKLIEHRQYVTEHGDDLTEIKNWTWPY, from the coding sequence ATGAGCACACCGTCTAGCGCTTCGGGAACCGGAGCGGATAGGGGAGAAGGCCGGCTCGAGCCGCCGGCAGCGCCGCTGACCGCCGACGAACTCCATCGGCTCGACGCCTACTGGCGCGCGGCGAACTACCTCTCGGTTGGCCAGATTTACCTCCTGGACAATCCCCTGCTTCGCGAGCCCCTTGCCAAGTCGCATGTGAAGCCGCGTTTGCTGGGGCACTGGGGCACGACCCCCGGTCTCAACTTCATCTACGCGCATTTCAACCGCATCATCAGGAAGAACGACCTCAACGTCATCTACATCGCCGGTCCCGGCCACGGCGGCCCCGGACTTGTGGCAAATACGTATCTCGAAGGGACGTACAGCGAGTTCTATCCCAACATCTCGCAGGATGAGGACGGCATGCGCCGTCTCTTCAAGCAGTTCTCGTTCCCCGGCGGCATTCCAAGCCACGTGGCGCCCGAAACGCCGGGCTCTATCCACGAGGGCGGCGAACTGGGCTATTCGGTGTCCCACGCGTACGGTGCGGCATTTGACAACCCCGATCTGCTCGTCTGCTGCGTCGTGGGCGACGGTGAAGCTGAGACCGGGCCGCTTGCCGCCAGTTGGCATTCCAACAAGTTTCTCAACCCGGCCACCGATGGCGCGGTCCTGCCTATTCTCCACCTGAACGGCTACAAGATCGCGAACCCAACGGTGCTGGCGCGCATTTCGCACGACGAGTTGCGGGACCTGTTCGTCGGGTACGGGTACAAGCCCTACTTCGTGGAAGGGTCCGATCCCGTTGAAGTTCACCAGTTGATGGCCGCCACTCTGGATACCGTCGTTGCCGAGATCAGGGGCATCCAGGCAGAGGCGCGAAGCACAGGCGTGGGGGAGCGCCCGCGGTGGCCGATGATCGTTATGCGGACACCCAAGGGCTGGACCGGCCCAAAGGACGTGGACGGCCTGAAGACCGAGGGATACTGGAGATCCCACCAGGTTCCCATCCCCGATATGCACACACCCGAGCATATCGCCCTGCTGGAAAAGTGGCTGAAGTCGTACAAGCCGGAGGAACTGTTCGACGAATCCGGCGCTCTCATCCCGGAACTGCGCGAACTGGCGCCCAAGGGCGAACGGCGCATGGGGGCGAACCCGCACGCCAACGGCGGCATTCTTCTGCGCGACCTCAAGATGCCCGATTTCCGCAGATACGCGGTAGACGTGCCAAAGCCTGGTACGGTGGTGTCCGAGGCCACACGCATCCTCGGCACGTTCCTGCGGGATGTGATGGCGGAGAACCTTGAGAGCCGCAATTTCCGCGTAGTAGGACCGGACGAAACGACATCAAACCGGCTGGGCGCGATTCTGGAGGCCACGGACCGGACGTGGCTCGCGGAGCATCTCTCGTACGACGATCACCTCGCGCCCGACGGGCGCGTAATGGAGATCCTGTCCGAGCACACGTGCCAGGGTTGGCTGGAAGGTTATCTGCTCACCGGCCGGCACGGCTTCTTCAGCTGCTACGAGGCGTTCATCCACCTGGTGGACTCCATGTTCAACCAGCACGCCAAGTGGCTCAACACCACGCGGCACATCCCGTGGCGAAGGCCCATCGCGTCGCTCAACTATCTGTTGACGTCGCACGTATGGCGGCAGGACCATAATGGATTCTCGCATCAGGACCCGGGCTTCATAGACCACGTGGTGAACAAGAAGTCCAGCGTGGTCCGCGTTTATCTCCCGCCGGACGCCAACTCGCTGCTTTCCGTCGGCGATCACTGCCTTCGAAGCCGGCATTACGTGAATGTCATCATTGCGGGGAAGCAGCCGGCGCTTCAGTTCCTCGACATGGACGCCGCCATCCACCACTGCACCGCCGGTATCGGCATATGGAAATGGGCCAGCAACGATCAGGACGGCGATCCCGACGTTGTCATGGCGTGCTGCGGCGATGTTCCCACGCTGGAAACCCTGGCCGCCGTGGACATCCTTCGCCAGAACGTCCCCGATCTCAAGGTCCGCGTGGTCAACGTGGTTGACCTGATGAAACTCCAGCCCGAGCGGGAGCATCCGCACGGCCTGAGCGACCGCGATTTCGATACGCTGTTCACCACGGACAAGCCGATCATATTCGCGTTCCACGGCTACCCCTGGCTCATCCACCGGCTGACCTACCGACGCACCAACCACGACAACCTCCACGTCCGAGGCTACAAGGAAGAGGGGACCACGACCACGCCGTTCGACATGTGCGTCCTGAATGACATCGACCGGTTCCACCTGGTGGGTGACGTCATCGACCGCGTGCCCAGCCTCGGCTACCACGCCGCGCACTGGAAGCAG